In the genome of Cryptomeria japonica chromosome 8, Sugi_1.0, whole genome shotgun sequence, one region contains:
- the LOC131054853 gene encoding uncharacterized protein LOC131054853 codes for MESLFKSIIVMLVSVALMAHMVMGEGECGNTSVEAAALKMAPCAEASQDPQASVSSKCCAAALDVASNPSCLCALIKLGESQKAFNPQAALTIPKRCNFQLKHSGYKCGSYTLP; via the exons ATGGAGTCTCTGTTCAAGTCCATCATTGTTATGCTAGTTTCAGTAGCTTTAATGGCACATATGGTAATGGGTGAAGGAGAGTGTGGGAACACTTCAGTAGAAGCTGCAGCCCTGAAAATGGCACCATGTGCAGAGGCAAGCCAAGACCCACAGGCTTCTGTTTCCTCCAAGTGTTGTGCTGCAGCTCTTGATGTGGCAAGCAATCCTTCATGTCTCTGTGCTCTCATCAAGCTGGGTGAATCTCAGAAGGCCTTCAATCCACAGGCTGCACTCACCATTCCAAAGCGCTGCAACTTTCAGCTCAAGCACTCAGGCTACAAGTGTGGAA GCTACACACTGCCATAA